The Verrucomicrobiia bacterium DNA window CGACCCATCGGATGCGACGGATCAACGTCGAACACGACATCCCCGCATTGAAGCGACGGATTCAGGCCCCCGGCGAATCCCGCAGTCACCAATGCGGAGAACCGGCAAGGCGCCCCCAGGACCGCGTCCCCGACCCGCCCGGCATTTGCCGCACCCATCCCCGTGACATGGACCTCGACGCCGTCCAACTCCCACGCCGCCAGTCCGGGCCCGCGGAACGACCGGACCCTTGTGCCGACCCGGTGCATCCAGCGCCGGACAAACGGGCGCGCCTCCTCCGGAACGGCGAAGAACAGGATCACCGGCAGCCGGGCGGTGTCCTGCAGTTCAGGCGTCAATTCCACGAGAGATCATCCGGCGAATCCGCCAGGAGCCGGCTCTGCCAGTCCCCGCGTCCCTGAAGAATTCGCCTCCACAAATCCCCCGGCGGCGTTCCCAACACCAGTTCCAATGTCGCGGGTTCGGTAATCCAGGCCTGGCGCCGCAATTCATCATCCAGCTGCCCCGGGCCCCAACCGGCATACCCGGCAAACACCCGGAGGGATTTGAGCAAGGACGCCTGCCCGCCGATCGTGATGAGCTCCTGCAGGTCATGCCCGACGGCGAGGGACTCGAGCACCATTTCCGAGGCACCGCCCGGGGTGGTGTGGAGGTAGCTCAACGCCGCGGGCTGGACCGGCCCCCCGCCGAAGAGCGCCTGGTCGTGGAGCATCTCCGGCAGATCCGCCTCCAGAACGTCGCCGACCTTGTTGTCGCTGGGACGGTTCAACACGAGGCCAAACGCGCCCTCCGGGGTGTGCTGGCAGACCAGAACCACGGTTCGGTGGAAGCAACTGCCCCGCAGCTTGCCGCCATCAAGCAGCAGGTTCCCTTTCAGCGACTGGACCGGCTCCGGCATCAACAACGGCATGGTGCTGGAAGCTTGAGCGGCCGGCAAACCGGATTAGCCTGCCGGCCGTGAAGCACCTTCTGCTGATCCTCATCCTCGTCGCTCTTGCCGGTGCGGCGCCGGTCGGATGCAAGTCCGATGGAAGCCGCGAGTTCATTCCCGGCAGGGGCTGGGTGCCCAACTGACCCTGGGGTCTCAACCGGGTGACGGTCGGGAATTCCGGAACGTTTTTCCACAGACGCTGTCCAACCCCCCCGTGAACCCCCGCGCCCTGCTTCCCCTGTTACTCGGTGTTGGAATCGGCCTCGCTGGCGGATGGATGGCTGCGCGTCGCGCGAACCCTGTCCAAGGGGGTGACCGTCCCGCCCAAGGTGCATCCGCCCTGACACCAGATTCTCAACCGCGCTCACCCGGTACCGCCGCGCGACCAGCGGCTCCCGGCACCGCGGATCTTGCCGACCGGCTGCGGGCGATCCTCGCACAGCCCGCCAGTCGGCGATGGCGGGGCCTGGGGGAGCTGGTTCTGTCCCTGGATCCCAACGACACCCCCGGGCACCTCATCACGGCCCGGGCCATCCTTCCCAAGGAGCTGCACCAACAGTTCCGCTGGCAGATCGTGGGACGTTGGGCGGAGGCCGACCCGATGGCCGTGCTGGAGTGGGGAGAGCGCCTCACCGTCCGTGAGGAACGCGAACTGGCACTCAATGCCGCGGTGACCGAGTGGTCCCGGCGCGATCCTGAAGCGGCGCTTCAATGGGTGGAGCGTGTGCCCTCCGCACAGCAACGCCGTCAGCTCAAGCAGGCCGCAGTGAACGGCCTGGCGGAGTCCGATCCGGAACGGGCGCTGGCCCTTGTCGAATCCCTGCCCGCGGGCGAACGGTCCTGGCTTCGCAACAATGTCATTTCCGGAATGGCCGAACGTGATCCGCAGGCGGCCGCCGAACTGGCGTTGAAGCACACCCGTTCCCGGCGCTGGGGTGGCTGGGACGCCCCGCTCGGTCCGGTGCTCGCCACGTGGATGCAGAAAGATTCCGAGGCGGCCATCGCCTGGCTGAAGTCCCAGCCGGAGTCGGTGCTCAAGCGCCGCTCCATGACCGACGCGATGCAAAATGTCACCTGGAACAATCCCGAGGCAGCCGTGCAGGTCCTCAGCCAGTTGCCCGGCGGACGACGCCGTGATGACGTTCTCTCCCAGTCCCTCAGCCAGCTCGCCCGACGGGACCCGGAGGCGCTGAAGACCTGGATGGCCCAGCAGACGAATCCCTCAGACCGACTCCTGGGCACGGCGGCCATGGCTGAGGGACTCGCCGAAACGGATCCTGCCGGTGCGGCCTTGCTCCTCAACGCCCTGCCGGCCGACCCGGCGCGGTCCGGAGCGTTCCGCACGGTCGCTGGCGAATGGGCTGACCGCGATCCCAACGCCGCGGCCGCCTGGGTGCGGACGCTCCCCGAAGGACCGGGACGCGACCAGGCGCTGGCCGGGGTGCTTTCCACCTGGGGACAGTCGGACCCATTGAGCGCCGCCCAATACGCCCTCGGGCTTCCCAATGGCCAGGGCAAGAACCAGGCGATTGCCGAGCTGACCCAGCAATGGGCCGGCAAGGATCCCGATGCCGCCATCGCCTGGCTGAAGGAGGTGCCCAATCCGGCAACCCGCCGTGACGCCGTCCAAAGCCTGATGCACACCCTCGGGCGCGAAGACCCGGCGGCCGCCGCACGTTTCCTGGACCTCATGCCTCCGGGCCAGAGCCGGCAGCAGCTGGTGGGTCAGATGGCGGGCAGCTGGGCGGACAATGACATCGAGGGCGCCATTGACTGGGTGAAGAACCTGCCGGAAGGAAGGGAACGCAACGCCGCACTGGAACGGATGACCTGGTCGTGGGTGGATTCGGACAACAAGGGAGCCGCCGAATTTGCAGCCACCCTGCCGGCCGGGGACGTTCGACAGCGCATGCTGACCCAGGCGGCATCCAGTTGGGCCAACCGGGATCCCAAGGAGGCGGCGGACTTCGCTCTGAGTCTGCCTGCGGACAACTCCCGGCAGCAGATGCTGGAAAGCATCGCCGGGACCTGGGCGACGCGAAACCCGCAGGAGGCGGCCGCATTTGCCGCTGCGCTTCCCGAGGGCCGCGGACGGGACGATGTCGTCAGCCGCATCGCCGGCTCGTGGGCACGCGCCGATGCCCAGGGCGCCCTTGAATGGGTGGAAATGATGCCGTCAGGGCCCGGGCGCACCACCGCCATGGGCAGCGTCCTGTCGGCCTGGGCCGCCGAATCCCCCACGGAGGCGGCCCAATACATCGGCGGCCTGCCACCCGGACTGGAACAGGAGCGCGGCACGCGCTCGGTCATCGCCTCCATGACCACCGCCGACCCCGCCTACACTGCAAACTGGATCAGTCAGTTTCCGGAGGGCTCCCTGCGCGATGACGCGACCCGCACGCTCGTCAATCAGTGGGCGCGTGAGGATCCGGTCGCAACCGCCACATGGCTGAATACCATTCCGCCCGGCAAGGGTCGCGAAGATGCCGTCTCGTCATTTGCCAATTCCCTCGCGCCCCACGAACCCGCGACGGCGTGGGAGTGGGCGGGTTCCCTTGGCGACGCGGACCGGCAGCGCGCCGCACTGGAGAATGCCGGCCGTCAATGGCTGCGGGTGGATGAAGACAACGCCCGAGCGGCCATTGAACTCAGTCCGTTGCCGGACGACGTCAAGGACCGGCTGCTTCGCGGAGGTGGTTGAACCGGCACTCCACGGGCAGGCCGTAGTCCTCCGGCATCATCCACGCCCTGCGGCTGTCCATCCCAGGCGGTCCGCCAGTTCCCCTGCCAGCACCTCATAGGCGGCCGCCCCCGCGCTGTACCGGTCGTAGTGGAGGATCGGTTTCCCGAAACTCGGAGCCTCGGCCAGACGCGTCGTCCTTGGGATGGCCGTGTCGAACACGCGCGCACCAAAATGCTGGCGCACCTCGCCGACGACATTTTGCGACAGCCGTGTTCGCGCATCGAACATGGTCATCACGATGCCAAGGATTTCCAGACGCGGGTTGATGCCGGACTCCCGGACCTGCTGCAGGATCCGCGTGATCATCGCGATGCCCTCCAGGGCGTAGTACTCGCATTGCAGCGGGACGATCAGTCCGTCGGCCGCTGCGAAGGCATTCAGCGTGAGCAATCCGAGCGATGGCGGGCAGTCCAGCAGGAGAAGGTCGAATCCCTCTGACTGTCGCAGAGGTTCGAGGGCCCGCCTCAAGCGGTTCAGATGATCCGCGCCGCGCGCCAGCTCCACTTCGGCGCCGC harbors:
- a CDS encoding YqgE/AlgH family protein, whose amino-acid sequence is MPEPVQSLKGNLLLDGGKLRGSCFHRTVVLVCQHTPEGAFGLVLNRPSDNKVGDVLEADLPEMLHDQALFGGGPVQPAALSYLHTTPGGASEMVLESLAVGHDLQELITIGGQASLLKSLRVFAGYAGWGPGQLDDELRRQAWITEPATLELVLGTPPGDLWRRILQGRGDWQSRLLADSPDDLSWN
- a CDS encoding ParA family protein codes for the protein MSVPVIAVANQKGGVGKTTTSVNLAACLAAQGRRILLVDLDAQANATSGLGLEKTEGGSVYRPLLGDGTIADRIRETAFPGLSLVPGEFDLCGAEVELARGADHLNRLRRALEPLRQSEGFDLLLLDCPPSLGLLTLNAFAAADGLIVPLQCEYYALEGIAMITRILQQVRESGINPRLEILGIVMTMFDARTRLSQNVVGEVRQHFGARVFDTAIPRTTRLAEAPSFGKPILHYDRYSAGAAAYEVLAGELADRLGWTAAGRG